A part of Rhopalosiphum maidis isolate BTI-1 chromosome 3, ASM367621v3, whole genome shotgun sequence genomic DNA contains:
- the LOC113557355 gene encoding uncharacterized protein LOC113557355 — MNNDQCDGDIVMQEEVTKQRMLAQKKEKKIKIIRILTVIAYLVSVSTVATLLSAYYIFIWNPQTGNNTQTPNAERLVIALQRASSEYVFANSADHEHTDNGRFISEVKNSYKTNDQSNNPEQSIQFQTSTIKSSTSHVQTPFGNISESLSVAKNLS, encoded by the exons atgaataacgACCAATGTGACGGAGATATAGTAATGCAGGAAGAAGTGACAAAACAAAGAATGTTGGCccagaaaaaagaaaaaaaa ataaaaattattcggaTTTTGACCGTGATCGCTTATCTAGTGTCCGTGTCTACTGTGGCAACCCTGTTGTcggcgtattatatttttatttggaacCCACAAACTGGCAATAACACCCAAACGCCTAATGCTGAAAGATTGGTTATAGCGTTACAGAGGGCTAGTAGTGAATACGTTTTCGCTAATAGCGCAGACCACGAACATAcag ATAATGGAAGATTTATATCTGAAgtgaaaaatagttataagacTAACGATCAATCCAACAATCCAGAACAGTCCATACAATTTCAAACATCAACAATCAAATCTTCGACTTCTCACGTTCAAACGCCATTTGGTAACATTTCAGAATCATTAAGTGTGGCTAAAAATTTGTCATAG